The sequence below is a genomic window from Deltaproteobacteria bacterium.
AAAGACAAAGGACCTCAGAAAACTCCGGAAAAATGGGTTCGGACTACGGTCATGATTCGGGAAACGAATCATGGGAAGATTAAAGCCATTACCTACTGGGAAAAAACAGGAATTAAAGAGGTGGTCGACGAGGCTTTAAAATTATACCTGAAAGGAAGGAAAGTAAAACCTCTTCCCAAAAAGAAATAAGGTTCTCCTTCTGAGCCGACACCGGTCATCAAAATTGTATTGAAGAAGTCTTTAGGTTACGCTCTGTCCAAAGATACCTTTTCCGAGGAAAAGATATCTTTGGACAGAGGCCCATTTTATATCTCACGGATCAACTTATTGACCCCATAAATACCGTTTTCCCCTCGCACCCCTTCGAGACCACATTATCCTATTATTTTCCTTTACCAACTAATAAGAAAATGTTATACAAAAAAGTTATTTTTATGAGTAGAGAGGAGTATTAAGTCCCATGGCACATATCGCCCCTTTTCGGGGGGTTATTTATAATTCTCAGACCATTAAGGATTATTCCCAGGTCGTCGCTCCGCCCTATGATGTGATCAAACCTCAGGAACAGGAACGGTTTTATCAACAGCATCCCTATAATATTGTTCGTCTGGATTTTGGCAAAAATTTCCCCAGTGATACACCTGAAGACAATCGATACACCCGGGCGGCCCGGATATTACGGATCTGGGAAAAGGAACAGATCCTGGTTCAGGACCCTGAACCGGCCATTTATCTTTATAAAATTCAATATCAGCTTCCAGGGGAAAATTTACGGATTCGAACCGGGTTTATTTCCCTGCTGGGCCTGGAGCCTTTTGATTCAGGGAAGGTCCGGCCCCACGAAAAGACCTTCTCGGCTTTCAAGCAGGATCGCTATCAGCTCTTCCAGCAGTGTCAAATGCAGTTTTGTCCGATCTTTTCTTTTTATCTTGATCCTGAAAACAGGGTCATTTCTCTTCTTTCCGGCCAGGCCCCGGCAGAACCCTTTCTTGATTTTGTCGATCAGGATTCTATCCGCCATCAGCTTTGGAGAATTACCGACCCGTCGACCTTAACTACCATTCAAAAGACCTTTTCCGATAAGACCGTTTATATCGCCGATGGCCATCATCGTTACGAGACCAGTCTGGCCTATCAAGCGGATATGCTTAAAAGGCATCCCGAGTCGGGAAAAAACGCAGCCTTTAATTTTACCCTGATGTTTCTCTGTCCGATGGAAGATCCGGGGTTGACCATCTTCCCGGTTCATCGGGCATTGAACCGTCTTTTGGATCTTGAGCCCTCGTTGCTGGAAAAAAAATTGGATCAGGATTTTTTTATAGAAAAAATCCCTTTTAACGGCGAAAACAAAAAGCAAGTCACACGGGATTTTTTGTCCAGACTTGGGGCAAAAGGAAGAGTGGCTCAGTCATTTGGTCTTTTTATGGCCCAAACCTCCTGGTTTTACCTCCTGACTCTGAAGCAAGAAAGTCTGGACGGTGCCTGGGGAGAAGATCTGCATCCCTTATTACGAAGATTGGATGTCATGATTTTAAGCCGCCTGATCTTTCAAAAAGCCTTAGGCGTTCGCCGGGAAGAATTGGATCAGGAAAACATCATCGAGTATCGTCATGATGCTTTCGAGGTCCTCCAGCTGGTGGTAAAGGGACAAAGTCAGATGAGTTTCATCTTAAACCCAACCCCTATCGATCAGGTCAGGCAGATTGCCGAAGCCTCCCTGGTTATGCCCAGGAAGTCAACCTATTTTTACCCTAAAACCCTGACCGGCCTGGTAATGAATCCCCTGAATTTGAATGAATTCATCATTTGAGAAGCGGGTAAAGATAAACAGCGATGAAACACTCGATTCCTGGGGAAAAGGGACTGTTCGGGTCATTCAAAAAAAAACCGGTTATCGTTTTTCCATAGACTCTTTACTTCTGTTTGAATTTGTCCGGATAAAGGAAGATCATCGGGTCCTGGATCTGGGAACGGGCAGTGGAATCCTGGCCCTGCTCCTGGCCAGGGCCTACCCCCTTGCCCGGATTGTGGCCCTGGAACTGTCCCCCGCCTTTTTAGATCTGGCCCGACGCAATACGGACCTGAACGGACTTCAGGGACGCATTTCCCTGATCCATGGAGATCTTTGCTACATCCCCTTTTTTATTAAAAAGGGGACCTTTGATGCCGTTGTTTGCAACCCCCCCTTTCGTCCTCTTCGAACAGGCCGGATAAACCCCGACCCTCAGAAAGCCATGGCCCGCCATGAAATTCGGGTTACCTTATCTGAACTTTTACAGGCTGTAGCCCACGGATTAAAAAAAGGAGGGAAATGGTATGTTATTTACCCGGCCTGGCGGCTGGTGACCCTTCTGACCTTATCCAGACAAAACGGGCTGGAGCCCAAAACAATCCAATTGGTCCATTCCTTTCCAGGCAAAGAGGCCGAATGGATTCTCATGGAGGCTGTTTATCAAGGGCGTGAGGAGCTTAAGGTCCTTCCCCCCCTTATCGTTTACCAGGAAGTCGGGGTTTATAGCGATCAGGTTCAAAGGAGTAAATTTTTCAACACTTTCCTTTAATCCTGCTAAACGGGACCCGGGGGGCACCTTCACGGGATCAGGGAGCGCTTGGCCGGTTCATAACAACGACTCTTTTCCATAGCCGCCCGGACCCGTTCACGAACTTCAGGATCCTTGATTTCGGCACAAATATGTTGGATCCGTAATTTTTCTTTTTTTGACAAGGAACGGGGTCGGGGTGGTGTCGAATCCGTTTTTTCTTTTCGGCCGGGGCTCATTACCTCGACCGATCCCGGCTTTAACCGGATCGTTTTGACCACCGGTTTTCCCAATGTTTCATTTATCTTTCCCCGAATGGAGTCTTTTAGAAATTGGAACTGTTGCCCGACAACCGGATTGGAAACCGATAGGTAAAGGGTCCCTTCCCGAATCCCTTCCATATAAATTCCCGATCGTAAGGACTCGGGAACGGCCTGGATCCAGGCATCGATAACAGCCGGGATCAAAGGATCCACCAGTGCATCCTTTCCGGTTAACAACTCTTGAACAACGGCTTTAAAAGGCAGGATTTCTTTATTCATCTTAAATTTAATTGACAGTTTTTCATGACCCTGTATATAGTGGATATTTAATGCCAG
It includes:
- a CDS encoding DUF721 domain-containing protein — its product is MNKEILPFKAVVQELLTGKDALVDPLIPAVIDAWIQAVPESLRSGIYMEGIREGTLYLSVSNPVVGQQFQFLKDSIRGKINETLGKPVVKTIRLKPGSVEVMSPGRKEKTDSTPPRPRSLSKKEKLRIQHICAEIKDPEVRERVRAAMEKSRCYEPAKRSLIP
- a CDS encoding tRNA1(Val) (adenine(37)-N6)-methyltransferase; its protein translation is MNSSFEKRVKINSDETLDSWGKGTVRVIQKKTGYRFSIDSLLLFEFVRIKEDHRVLDLGTGSGILALLLARAYPLARIVALELSPAFLDLARRNTDLNGLQGRISLIHGDLCYIPFFIKKGTFDAVVCNPPFRPLRTGRINPDPQKAMARHEIRVTLSELLQAVAHGLKKGGKWYVIYPAWRLVTLLTLSRQNGLEPKTIQLVHSFPGKEAEWILMEAVYQGREELKVLPPLIVYQEVGVYSDQVQRSKFFNTFL
- a CDS encoding DUF1015 domain-containing protein → MAHIAPFRGVIYNSQTIKDYSQVVAPPYDVIKPQEQERFYQQHPYNIVRLDFGKNFPSDTPEDNRYTRAARILRIWEKEQILVQDPEPAIYLYKIQYQLPGENLRIRTGFISLLGLEPFDSGKVRPHEKTFSAFKQDRYQLFQQCQMQFCPIFSFYLDPENRVISLLSGQAPAEPFLDFVDQDSIRHQLWRITDPSTLTTIQKTFSDKTVYIADGHHRYETSLAYQADMLKRHPESGKNAAFNFTLMFLCPMEDPGLTIFPVHRALNRLLDLEPSLLEKKLDQDFFIEKIPFNGENKKQVTRDFLSRLGAKGRVAQSFGLFMAQTSWFYLLTLKQESLDGAWGEDLHPLLRRLDVMILSRLIFQKALGVRREELDQENIIEYRHDAFEVLQLVVKGQSQMSFILNPTPIDQVRQIAEASLVMPRKSTYFYPKTLTGLVMNPLNLNEFII